Proteins from a genomic interval of Desulfovibrio litoralis DSM 11393:
- a CDS encoding ATP-binding protein, whose protein sequence is MLIFNINTNDSVFSPKEIIKFAESSAVTTNVTKEYAIMLLLKDKNVLSQICEQSENVGESLKKAALADLRKLMEYLKELTIKNYIPSIKRTLFFSDYQKSIEDLVEESSTEKILEKLICHYKKFGGGELAQYIAFYWRGGLCGVSSPDDIKLDELFCVEAQKQILKQNIKSFLQGNPTNNVILYGNSGGGKSSIVKALLNEYYTEGLRLVQIFKDDLSELTQLMSEIKNKSFKYIIFLDDLSFESNELGYKNLKVLLDGNIEKQPQNVLIYATSNRRHLIGETWNERQGEDVHVSDTRNEKMSLAERFGLRVYFGSLSQPEYLEIVKSILLKHEVSMTEEIQASAIEWELDYNGRSGRTAMQFVKNLLNNKS, encoded by the coding sequence ATGCTTATTTTTAATATTAATACAAACGATTCAGTTTTTTCGCCAAAAGAAATTATAAAATTTGCCGAAAGCTCAGCCGTTACCACAAATGTTACAAAAGAATATGCTATAATGCTTCTTCTTAAAGACAAAAATGTACTTTCTCAAATATGCGAACAGAGCGAAAACGTTGGAGAAAGTCTAAAAAAAGCCGCGTTAGCAGACTTAAGAAAATTAATGGAATATCTTAAAGAGCTAACTATTAAAAATTATATTCCCTCTATTAAACGCACTCTTTTTTTTAGTGATTATCAAAAATCTATAGAAGACCTTGTTGAAGAAAGTTCCACAGAGAAAATATTAGAAAAATTGATTTGCCACTATAAAAAATTTGGTGGCGGTGAGCTGGCTCAATATATCGCTTTTTATTGGCGAGGCGGTCTTTGCGGAGTAAGTAGCCCTGATGATATTAAGTTAGATGAGCTGTTTTGTGTGGAAGCTCAAAAACAAATATTAAAACAAAATATCAAAAGTTTTTTACAAGGAAACCCCACTAACAACGTGATTCTTTATGGTAATAGCGGCGGTGGAAAATCGTCAATCGTTAAGGCGTTACTTAATGAATATTACACAGAAGGTTTGCGCTTGGTTCAGATATTCAAAGATGATTTAAGTGAATTAACGCAACTCATGAGTGAAATTAAAAATAAAAGCTTTAAATATATCATTTTTTTAGATGATTTATCTTTTGAAAGTAATGAGTTGGGCTATAAAAACTTAAAGGTCTTGTTAGACGGAAATATAGAAAAACAGCCACAAAATGTTTTAATTTATGCAACTTCAAATCGCAGGCATTTAATCGGTGAAACTTGGAATGAGCGTCAAGGAGAAGACGTGCATGTGAGTGATACGAGAAATGAAAAGATGTCGTTAGCCGAACGCTTTGGTCTGCGGGTATATTTTGGGTCTTTGAGTCAACCAGAATACCTTGAAATAGTTAAGTCGATTCTTTTAAAACATGAAGTCAGCATGACAGAAGAAATACAGGCAAGTGCCATAGAATGGGAGCTTGATTATAATGGGCGTTCGGGTAGAACTGCGATGCAATTTGTCAAAAATTTATTAAACAATAAGAGTTAG
- a CDS encoding SAM-dependent methyltransferase translates to MDIPRIFNITESAHRIHNPFTPEKFATLGAVLRLKSGTRILDLGSGSGEMLCTWARDYEITGVGIDMSQLFSEQATLRAKELGVADRVKFIHGDATGYVADEKVDVAACVGATWIGGGVVGTIELLAKSISPEGMMLIGEPYWRQLPPTEEVAKGCFAGSVSDFLMLPELLASFSELGYDVVEMVLADQEGWDRYEAAKWLTMKQWLKANPDDDFAKEVRANLTSEPKRYAQYTREYLGWGVFALMAR, encoded by the coding sequence TTGGATATTCCACGTATTTTTAATATTACCGAAAGTGCTCACCGTATTCATAACCCGTTCACACCAGAAAAGTTTGCTACTCTTGGTGCGGTGTTGCGTCTAAAATCAGGAACTCGTATACTTGACCTTGGTAGCGGTTCTGGCGAGATGCTTTGCACTTGGGCTCGTGATTACGAAATAACTGGTGTTGGCATTGATATGAGCCAGTTGTTTTCAGAGCAAGCGACGCTCCGTGCTAAAGAACTTGGAGTCGCCGATAGGGTTAAATTTATTCATGGCGACGCTACTGGCTATGTTGCTGATGAAAAAGTAGATGTAGCGGCCTGTGTTGGTGCTACGTGGATTGGCGGTGGAGTTGTTGGTACTATCGAGCTTTTGGCGAAGAGTATTAGCCCCGAAGGTATGATGCTTATTGGTGAACCTTACTGGCGGCAGTTACCCCCTACGGAAGAAGTTGCTAAGGGTTGCTTTGCTGGTTCTGTTTCCGACTTTCTCATGCTTCCAGAACTTCTCGCATCTTTCAGTGAGCTTGGCTACGACGTTGTGGAGATGGTTTTAGCTGATCAAGAAGGCTGGGATAGGTACGAGGCTGCTAAGTGGCTCACCATGAAACAATGGCTCAAAGCGAATCCAGATGATGACTTTGCGAAAGAGGTTCGAGCCAACTTAACTTCTGAACCTAAACGTTACGCTCAATACACTCGTGAATACCTCGGTTGGGGTGTGTTTGCATTGATGGCACGATAA
- a CDS encoding zinc ribbon domain-containing protein yields the protein MSIYLSQIAQLVALQKVDNEIYDLNKELAKGPLEVEKLRTELETVEKEKKHLEEKLEHIKEQAKRLDIAIDDDGAKLEKSKSKLMQVGSEKEYNAVISELDVLEKNTRGREDEKKMLLDELNHQSTRYAEVNERYESLLAQFNEKSESLQEVVDKCNKRLAVLNEERKHSGCEIPEPVLQRYEFIKGRLEHPVIVFVKEAVCSGCNISVPPQIFIELQKGTQILSCPNCQRLIYWCEHFHRPE from the coding sequence ATGAGTATATATTTAAGCCAGATAGCCCAACTTGTTGCCTTGCAAAAAGTAGACAATGAAATTTATGATCTAAATAAAGAGCTTGCCAAAGGTCCTTTAGAAGTTGAAAAACTGCGTACAGAGCTTGAAACCGTTGAAAAAGAAAAAAAACATTTGGAAGAAAAGCTCGAACATATCAAAGAACAAGCCAAGCGTCTTGATATTGCCATTGATGATGACGGAGCCAAGCTTGAAAAAAGTAAAAGCAAGTTAATGCAGGTTGGCAGCGAAAAAGAATATAACGCTGTGATCAGCGAGCTTGATGTTTTAGAAAAAAACACTCGTGGACGTGAAGATGAAAAGAAAATGTTGCTTGACGAATTAAATCACCAATCAACAAGATATGCTGAAGTAAACGAGCGTTATGAATCTTTATTGGCTCAATTTAATGAAAAAAGTGAAAGCTTACAAGAAGTTGTCGATAAATGTAATAAAAGGTTGGCTGTTTTAAATGAAGAACGTAAACACTCAGGCTGTGAAATTCCCGAACCTGTTTTACAACGTTATGAATTTATTAAAGGAAGATTGGAACATCCGGTTATTGTTTTTGTTAAAGAGGCTGTTTGTTCCGGTTGTAATATTAGTGTTCCGCCTCAAATTTTTATTGAATTACAAAAAGGCACTCAGATTTTAAGTTGCCCTAATTGCCAACGCCTGATTTATTGGTGTGAACACTTTCATCGTCCGGAATAA
- a CDS encoding Nif3-like dinuclear metal center hexameric protein gives MYYQDLIRHIEKTANPLWAAAWDNSGLQLVAKNQEIKKVALCLDPSPIQIQRAIEQNVQFILSHHPLYLKSFSLTENNLIVESLRLLFPNDLWLYSAHTSLDTNLQGPVSWLAEELKLKNVKVLEKTNSEAEFEKGFGFIGDLPYTLDFEAFSILLSKLLDIDAFSFCGNIPKNINKIACLPGSGASAVELAISSQADVFITGDVKYHAACDLKSRLELERQNGLKQDFCVIDVGHFSLEEEMMRRWTYRLASDIPELEFIFLESKNPLEYNKINLLRR, from the coding sequence ATGTATTATCAAGATTTAATTCGGCATATTGAAAAAACAGCTAATCCGCTTTGGGCGGCCGCTTGGGATAATTCCGGGCTACAACTTGTTGCGAAAAATCAAGAGATTAAAAAAGTTGCTTTGTGTTTAGACCCGTCTCCCATACAAATTCAAAGAGCGATTGAACAGAACGTTCAGTTTATTTTAAGCCACCACCCTTTATATTTAAAAAGTTTTAGTTTGACCGAAAATAATTTGATTGTTGAAAGTTTGCGTTTACTTTTTCCCAACGATTTGTGGCTTTATAGTGCCCATACCTCGCTTGATACCAACTTACAAGGACCTGTTTCCTGGTTGGCCGAAGAATTAAAGCTTAAAAACGTTAAAGTATTGGAAAAAACTAATAGTGAAGCCGAGTTTGAAAAAGGTTTTGGCTTTATCGGAGATTTGCCTTATACTTTAGACTTTGAAGCTTTTAGCATATTATTATCAAAGTTGCTTGATATTGACGCGTTTTCTTTTTGTGGAAATATTCCGAAAAATATTAATAAAATAGCTTGCTTGCCCGGTTCCGGTGCGAGTGCTGTTGAATTGGCAATTAGCAGTCAAGCCGATGTTTTTATTACCGGAGATGTTAAATATCATGCGGCTTGTGATTTAAAAAGTCGTTTGGAATTAGAACGACAAAATGGATTGAAGCAAGATTTTTGTGTGATTGATGTGGGACATTTCAGCTTGGAAGAAGAGATGATGCGTCGCTGGACTTATCGGTTGGCATCAGATATACCAGAGCTTGAGTTTATATTTTTAGAGTCAAAGAATCCTTTGGAATATAATAAAATAAATTTGTTAAGAAGATAG
- the clpB gene encoding ATP-dependent chaperone ClpB gives MDLNKFTEKSQLAVAEAQTIAVRFGQQQIENEHLALALVEQEEGLVSKILAKAGIDSNIYADKLREAIQKMPTVSGSGVDSSQVGLSRQTHELLLNAHNCAKSMKDEYVSVEHLLLELCDVKSSTSLGKINNGFGITRDKILAALLSVRGNQRVTSSNPEASYEALTRYGRDLVEEARNGKLDPVIGRDAEIRRCVRILSRRTKNNPVLIGEAGVGKTAIVEGLAHRILKGDVPEGLKDRTLFALDMGALIAGAKYRGEFEERLKAVLKEIENSDGRVILFIDELHTIVGAGKSDGAMDASNLLKPMLARGELHCIGATTVDEYRKYIEKDPALERRFQPLLVSEPSLEDTISILRGLKERFEVHHGVRILDSAIVEAVVLSNRYITDRQLPDKAIDLIDEAAAMIRSEIDTLPANLDEAQRKIMQLEIEREALRRESDKASKERLEKLENELSDLRSSQAGLMLQWEKEKAAIDKVRKIKEKIERTKLDIEEAERNYDLNKAAELRYSTLSKLEKELAETEELDQGTRLLKEEVRPDDIADIVARWTGIPVTRLIESEKEKLLRLPELLHKRVVGQDEAVSSVSEAVLRSRSGLSDPNRPIGSFIFLGPTGVGKTELCKTLASSLFDSEDNMIRLDMSEYMEKHSVSRLIGSPPGYVGYDEGGQLTEAVRRKPYSVVLFDEVEKAHPDVFNTLLQILDDGRLTDSQGRTVDFKNTIIIMTSNIGSHRILEGISSGGVLKESAREAVLMELRQHFRPEFLNRVDDIILFKPLLEAQMKEIVEIMLQRLKARLAEKKISFEISELAKDHIAKDAYDPAYGARPLRRYLQQYVENSLARKIISGEIVEGDTAFVDLVDGKINISSKK, from the coding sequence ATGGACTTAAATAAATTTACTGAAAAATCACAATTGGCGGTTGCCGAAGCACAAACTATCGCTGTCAGATTCGGGCAACAGCAAATAGAAAATGAACATCTTGCCTTAGCTTTAGTTGAACAAGAAGAGGGATTGGTTTCTAAAATCTTAGCAAAAGCAGGAATTGACTCTAATATTTATGCAGATAAACTGCGTGAAGCGATTCAAAAAATGCCCACAGTTTCAGGTTCAGGAGTTGATTCCAGTCAGGTTGGCTTAAGTCGTCAGACGCATGAACTTTTATTAAACGCTCATAATTGCGCTAAAAGCATGAAAGACGAATATGTCAGCGTAGAACATCTTTTGTTGGAACTTTGCGATGTTAAAAGTTCTACCTCTCTTGGAAAAATAAACAATGGGTTTGGAATTACGCGAGATAAAATTTTGGCGGCTTTACTTAGCGTTAGAGGAAATCAGCGAGTAACAAGCTCAAACCCCGAAGCCAGCTATGAGGCTTTGACCCGTTATGGGCGTGATTTGGTTGAAGAAGCCAGAAACGGAAAGCTTGACCCGGTTATTGGGCGTGATGCCGAAATTAGGCGTTGTGTGCGTATTTTGTCAAGGCGTACTAAAAACAACCCTGTTCTTATCGGTGAGGCGGGCGTTGGTAAAACAGCGATAGTTGAAGGTTTGGCACACCGTATTTTAAAAGGCGACGTTCCCGAAGGCTTAAAAGATCGTACTTTGTTTGCCCTTGATATGGGTGCTTTGATTGCCGGAGCGAAATATCGCGGAGAGTTTGAAGAAAGACTAAAAGCTGTTTTAAAAGAAATTGAAAATTCCGATGGGCGTGTCATTTTATTTATTGATGAATTGCATACTATAGTCGGAGCAGGAAAATCAGATGGGGCAATGGATGCAAGCAACTTGCTTAAACCTATGCTCGCACGAGGTGAACTGCATTGTATTGGTGCGACTACCGTTGATGAATATCGTAAATATATAGAAAAAGACCCGGCTCTTGAAAGACGTTTTCAACCTCTTTTAGTCAGTGAGCCGAGCTTGGAAGATACTATTTCTATTTTGCGTGGTTTAAAAGAGCGTTTTGAAGTTCACCACGGTGTGCGGATTTTGGATTCTGCCATTGTTGAAGCGGTTGTGTTGTCCAATCGATATATAACCGACAGGCAACTTCCCGATAAAGCGATAGACCTTATTGATGAGGCTGCGGCAATGATTCGTAGTGAAATTGATACGTTGCCTGCTAATTTGGACGAAGCTCAAAGAAAGATTATGCAACTTGAAATAGAGCGAGAAGCTTTACGCCGTGAAAGCGACAAAGCCTCTAAAGAACGCTTGGAAAAACTTGAAAATGAATTGTCAGATTTAAGGTCAAGTCAAGCCGGGCTGATGTTACAATGGGAAAAAGAAAAAGCTGCTATCGATAAAGTGCGTAAAATTAAAGAAAAAATAGAACGCACCAAGCTTGATATAGAAGAGGCGGAACGTAACTATGACTTAAACAAAGCCGCCGAGTTGCGCTATTCTACTCTATCAAAACTTGAAAAAGAATTGGCGGAAACAGAAGAGCTTGACCAAGGCACTCGCTTGTTAAAAGAAGAAGTGCGTCCTGATGATATTGCCGATATTGTGGCACGTTGGACAGGTATTCCCGTTACTCGTTTAATAGAGTCAGAAAAAGAAAAGCTCTTGCGTTTGCCTGAGTTGTTACATAAACGAGTTGTAGGACAAGATGAGGCGGTAAGCTCTGTTTCCGAGGCGGTTTTACGTTCTCGCTCCGGTTTATCTGATCCCAATCGTCCAATCGGTTCTTTTATCTTTTTAGGTCCAACCGGGGTTGGAAAAACCGAACTTTGTAAGACCTTGGCATCTTCTTTGTTTGATAGCGAAGATAATATGATACGCCTTGATATGAGCGAATATATGGAAAAACACTCTGTTTCCAGACTGATTGGCTCTCCTCCGGGTTATGTTGGTTATGATGAAGGCGGTCAGTTAACCGAAGCCGTAAGACGTAAGCCTTATTCCGTTGTTTTATTTGATGAAGTAGAAAAAGCACACCCTGATGTGTTTAATACCTTGCTTCAGATTTTAGATGACGGTCGCTTGACCGACAGCCAAGGGCGTACGGTTGATTTTAAAAATACTATTATCATTATGACTTCTAATATCGGTTCACATCGTATTTTAGAAGGTATAAGCAGTGGTGGTGTTTTAAAAGAAAGTGCCAGAGAAGCTGTTTTAATGGAGCTTCGTCAACATTTCAGGCCGGAGTTTTTAAACAGAGTTGATGATATTATTCTCTTTAAGCCTTTGTTAGAGGCTCAAATGAAAGAAATTGTAGAAATAATGTTGCAACGGCTCAAAGCTCGTTTGGCAGAGAAAAAAATCAGCTTCGAAATAAGTGAGCTTGCGAAAGACCATATTGCCAAAGATGCTTATGACCCCGCTTACGGAGCCAGACCTTTGCGTCGTTATTTGCAACAATATGTTGAAAATAGCTTGGCTCGCAAAATTATAAGCGGCGAAATAGTCGAAGGCGATACAGCTTTTGTTGACTTAGTTGATGGTAAAATTAACATTAGTTCCAAAAAATAA
- a CDS encoding DnaJ C-terminal domain-containing protein, whose amino-acid sequence MGVEYKDYYKLLGVSRSASKEEISKAFKKLARKYHPDLNPDNKESEQKFKEVSEAYEVLKDDEKRKLYDQLGANWQQGQNFSQQPGFGSYQRQHSGNSDFSDFFESFFGSGAGGFNGGFGSQGGFSGGSSFNMRSRKGSDIESDLSLSLEEAYKGGNKNVTLQDMNAKPRLLNINIPAGIKNGGRIRLSGQGNHGMGTGKAGDLILTIHILDHPIFKLEGNDVIYELNLAPWEAALGVSVRVPTLDSNVELNIPPGVNSGVKLRLKERGLGNIKDKTGKGDQLVKINIKTPKDLSAVEKEKWEELAKISSFKAR is encoded by the coding sequence ATGGGAGTAGAATATAAAGATTATTATAAGTTGCTTGGGGTTTCGCGCTCTGCATCAAAAGAAGAAATATCAAAAGCTTTTAAAAAGTTGGCTCGTAAATATCACCCGGATCTTAACCCTGACAATAAAGAATCTGAGCAAAAATTTAAAGAGGTCAGTGAAGCTTACGAAGTTTTAAAAGATGATGAAAAACGTAAACTTTATGACCAACTTGGAGCAAATTGGCAACAAGGTCAAAACTTTTCTCAACAACCGGGGTTTGGTTCTTATCAACGTCAGCATTCGGGAAATTCGGATTTCAGTGATTTTTTTGAAAGCTTTTTCGGAAGCGGAGCCGGTGGATTTAACGGTGGATTTGGTTCTCAGGGCGGGTTTAGCGGTGGTTCTTCGTTTAATATGCGTTCTCGAAAGGGAAGCGATATAGAATCAGACCTCTCGCTTTCTTTGGAAGAAGCTTATAAAGGTGGAAACAAAAACGTTACTTTGCAAGATATGAATGCAAAACCTCGTTTGCTTAATATCAATATTCCTGCCGGGATTAAAAACGGCGGACGTATTCGCCTAAGCGGACAAGGCAACCATGGAATGGGAACGGGAAAAGCCGGAGATTTGATTTTAACAATTCATATTTTAGACCACCCTATATTTAAGCTTGAAGGAAATGATGTTATCTATGAGCTTAATTTGGCACCTTGGGAGGCGGCTCTAGGCGTAAGTGTGCGTGTTCCGACTTTAGATTCAAATGTTGAACTAAATATTCCGCCGGGGGTTAATAGCGGGGTAAAATTACGTTTAAAAGAACGTGGGCTTGGAAATATAAAAGATAAAACCGGAAAGGGAGACCAACTGGTTAAAATAAATATTAAAACACCAAAAGATTTAAGTGCTGTCGAAAAAGAAAAATGGGAAGAACTTGCGAAAATTTCAAGTTTTAAAGCACGCTAA
- the pgm gene encoding phosphoglucomutase (alpha-D-glucose-1,6-bisphosphate-dependent) gives MTKHTQAGNKAPQELLIDTEQLINAYYEKKPNIEQANERISFGTSGHRGSSFETSFNEDHVKAMALAVCEFRKQNGIEGPLFMGMDTHALSEPAHKTTLEVLAAYDVNVCIHQGNNFTPTPIISYSILQHNKNLPADSTKKADGIVITPSHNPPADGGFKYNPPNGGPADTSVTAWIEKRANEFLKSGTNKIKQKDSKQAIKSGQVKELDLISPYVKDLKNILNLDQVKASGLHIGADPLGGSSMAYWEPIAEYYGLDITVVNKEIDPRFAFMPLDKDGKIRMDCSSEYAMAGLLELKDKFDLAFANDPDADRHGIVTPNGLMNPNHYLSVAVWYLCQNRPLWSKNSGIGKTLVSSSMLDRVAKALGRKLYEVPVGFKWFVSGLLNGEYLFGGEESAGASFLRKDGTVWTTDKDGILLNLLAAEITAVSGKTPAKLYLELTEKFGTPIYQRLDAPANPTQKKVLSNLDPKLVTATRLAGDKITAILTKAPGNNAAIGGLKVVTDQGWFAARPSGTENIYKIYTESFKDQAHLKQIQEEAQALVNQTFKNAGVL, from the coding sequence ATGACAAAACATACTCAAGCCGGGAACAAAGCCCCTCAAGAGCTGTTGATTGATACAGAACAATTAATTAACGCTTATTACGAAAAAAAACCAAATATCGAACAAGCGAATGAACGTATCAGCTTTGGAACTTCGGGGCATAGAGGTTCTTCTTTTGAAACAAGCTTTAATGAAGACCATGTTAAAGCCATGGCGTTAGCTGTTTGCGAATTTCGAAAACAAAACGGAATAGAAGGGCCCCTGTTTATGGGAATGGATACTCATGCCCTTTCCGAACCTGCTCATAAAACCACCTTGGAAGTCTTGGCGGCTTATGATGTGAATGTGTGTATTCACCAAGGGAACAACTTTACTCCAACTCCGATTATTTCTTATTCGATTTTACAACACAACAAAAACCTGCCTGCCGACAGCACAAAAAAAGCAGACGGAATTGTGATTACCCCCTCTCACAACCCTCCTGCTGATGGTGGTTTTAAATATAACCCACCAAACGGAGGCCCGGCCGATACCTCCGTTACCGCTTGGATAGAAAAAAGAGCCAACGAATTTCTCAAATCAGGCACAAATAAAATTAAACAAAAAGATAGTAAACAAGCTATAAAAAGCGGACAAGTAAAAGAGCTTGATCTTATCAGCCCTTATGTCAAAGATTTAAAAAATATTCTCAACCTCGATCAAGTTAAAGCTTCCGGTTTGCATATTGGAGCAGACCCCTTGGGCGGCTCAAGCATGGCTTATTGGGAACCTATCGCCGAATATTATGGTTTAGATATTACTGTTGTAAATAAAGAAATTGACCCGCGTTTTGCCTTTATGCCTCTTGATAAAGACGGTAAAATTCGCATGGATTGTTCTTCAGAATACGCTATGGCAGGGCTTTTGGAGCTTAAAGATAAGTTTGACCTTGCCTTTGCCAACGACCCTGATGCCGATCGCCACGGAATTGTTACCCCAAACGGCTTAATGAACCCTAATCATTACCTCTCGGTTGCGGTTTGGTATTTATGTCAAAACCGCCCTCTTTGGTCAAAAAACAGTGGAATCGGGAAAACTCTAGTTAGTAGCAGCATGCTTGATCGAGTCGCAAAAGCACTGGGGCGTAAGCTCTATGAAGTGCCTGTAGGCTTTAAATGGTTTGTTTCCGGTCTTTTGAACGGAGAATATCTCTTTGGCGGAGAAGAAAGTGCCGGTGCTTCATTTTTGCGTAAAGACGGTACTGTCTGGACAACAGATAAAGACGGTATTTTACTCAATCTTTTAGCAGCAGAAATAACGGCGGTTTCAGGTAAAACGCCCGCAAAACTTTACCTTGAACTAACCGAAAAGTTTGGAACACCCATATATCAACGATTAGATGCCCCTGCCAACCCCACGCAAAAAAAAGTATTAAGCAATTTAGACCCAAAGCTAGTTACAGCCACACGCCTCGCCGGCGATAAAATAACGGCAATTTTAACGAAAGCTCCCGGAAATAATGCCGCAATAGGCGGTTTAAAGGTAGTAACTGATCAAGGTTGGTTCGCCGCTCGCCCTTCGGGAACCGAAAATATTTACAAAATTTATACCGAAAGCTTTAAAGACCAAGCCCACTTGAAACAAATTCAAGAAGAAGCCCAAGCCCTAGTCAACCAAACTTTTAAAAATGCCGGTGTGCTTTAA
- the rbr gene encoding rubrerythrin, with product MKSLKGTKTEVNILTAFAGESQARNRYTFFAGKAKKDGFVQISNLFLETADQEKEHAERLFKLLEGGEVQITGSFPAGIITNTHDNLIEAAGGEHYEHTIMYPSFAKIAEEEGFGSIAQIFKNIAVAEQLHEKRYLQFAKNIKEGRVFKCEQKATWYCRNCGFTYEGTEAVDRCPACDHDKAYFQLLHNCCC from the coding sequence ATGAAATCACTAAAAGGTACTAAAACAGAAGTTAATATCCTGACTGCTTTTGCAGGTGAGTCTCAGGCTCGCAATCGTTATACTTTTTTTGCCGGTAAAGCCAAAAAAGACGGCTTTGTCCAAATATCAAATCTATTCTTGGAAACCGCCGATCAAGAAAAAGAACATGCCGAACGCTTATTTAAGTTGCTTGAAGGTGGCGAAGTTCAAATTACCGGTTCTTTCCCTGCCGGAATTATTACCAACACTCACGACAACCTGATTGAAGCGGCCGGCGGAGAGCATTATGAACATACCATAATGTATCCAAGCTTTGCTAAAATTGCAGAAGAAGAAGGCTTTGGTTCTATTGCACAAATATTTAAAAATATTGCTGTTGCCGAACAACTTCACGAAAAACGCTATCTCCAATTTGCAAAAAACATTAAAGAAGGACGCGTCTTTAAGTGTGAACAAAAAGCTACTTGGTATTGTCGTAACTGTGGCTTTACTTACGAAGGAACGGAAGCTGTCGATCGTTGCCCTGCTTGCGATCATGATAAAGCCTATTTTCAACTGCTTCACAACTGCTGTTGTTAA
- a CDS encoding rubredoxin: MATDPKKLRYCPVANCGYFYDPERGDRKGKIPKGVEFDDLPETWVCPVCGASKKLFEQRYF; the protein is encoded by the coding sequence ATGGCTACAGATCCTAAAAAATTAAGATATTGTCCGGTTGCAAACTGTGGATATTTTTATGACCCCGAACGTGGCGACCGCAAAGGAAAAATCCCTAAAGGCGTTGAGTTTGATGACTTACCTGAAACTTGGGTTTGTCCGGTTTGCGGTGCATCTAAAAAATTGTTTGAACAACGCTATTTTTAA
- the galE gene encoding UDP-glucose 4-epimerase GalE, producing the protein MNILVTGGAGYIGSHTCKALALSGHNPITYDNLSTGHKELVKWGVFEYGDILDNSRLQTVIKKHKINGVIHFAALSTVGESVNEPNKYYYNNVAGTLSLLEAMRLQAVSHIVVSSTCSVYGAVKETPIAETAPVKPINPYGTSKATMEYMLADYYKAFGMGSVALRYFNAAGADKNQETGEWHDPETHLIPRVIMAAWHDIPELQIFGNDYPTPDGTCIRDYIHVEDLADAHVKAMNLLIKNNELLTLNLGTGTGYSVQEILNATAKILNKNIPHSFVQRRDGDPAALVAQSDKAQTILDWKPQRSDLENILIGAAKWYEKIRDK; encoded by the coding sequence ATGAATATTTTAGTAACCGGCGGTGCCGGATATATAGGCTCGCATACCTGTAAAGCCTTGGCATTATCAGGGCATAACCCCATAACCTATGATAACTTGTCAACCGGGCATAAAGAATTGGTCAAATGGGGCGTCTTTGAATATGGCGATATTTTAGACAACTCAAGGTTACAAACTGTTATTAAAAAACACAAAATTAACGGTGTAATCCACTTTGCAGCGTTATCAACTGTTGGAGAATCAGTTAACGAACCCAATAAATATTATTATAATAATGTTGCAGGAACTTTAAGCTTATTGGAAGCCATGCGTTTACAAGCAGTTTCGCATATTGTTGTTTCAAGTACCTGTTCCGTATATGGTGCGGTAAAAGAAACGCCAATTGCCGAAACCGCCCCCGTTAAACCGATTAATCCTTACGGAACGAGTAAAGCCACTATGGAATATATGTTGGCTGATTATTATAAAGCCTTCGGCATGGGGTCTGTTGCATTACGCTATTTTAATGCCGCCGGTGCTGATAAAAACCAAGAAACAGGAGAATGGCACGATCCTGAAACCCACTTAATCCCTAGGGTTATTATGGCGGCATGGCACGATATTCCGGAATTGCAAATCTTTGGAAACGATTACCCTACTCCTGATGGAACTTGCATCAGAGACTATATTCACGTTGAAGATCTGGCAGATGCACACGTCAAGGCAATGAATTTATTGATAAAAAACAACGAGCTTTTAACTCTTAACCTTGGGACGGGAACAGGGTATTCCGTACAAGAAATTTTAAATGCCACAGCAAAAATATTAAATAAGAATATTCCCCATTCTTTTGTGCAACGCCGAGACGGAGACCCCGCCGCTTTAGTAGCTCAAAGCGACAAAGCACAAACTATACTAGATTGGAAACCACAGCGTTCGGATTTAGAAAATATTTTAATCGGTGCTGCCAAGTGGTATGAAAAAATTAGAGATAAATAA